Proteins from one Sabethes cyaneus chromosome 2, idSabCyanKW18_F2, whole genome shotgun sequence genomic window:
- the LOC128736055 gene encoding holotricin-3-like, translating into MAKFIMLLALLVAIVALTSAQHGHGQQGFGGGFGHGQVGGHGGVGPGFGSHGAQAYGGGRQGHGGHGQSHGHGHGHGHGHGHGRH; encoded by the exons ATGGCAAAGTTTATTATG CTTCTTGCGCTCCTGGTTGCAATTGTTGCGCTGACCAGCGCGCAGCATGGACATGGACAACAAGGATTCGGGGGTGGTTTCGGACATGGACAAGTTGGTGGGCACGGTGGAGTAGGCCCAGGTTTCGGAAGCCACGGAGCCCAAGCTTATGGAG GAGGACGCCAGGGACATGGCGGCCATGGTCAAAGTCATGGTCACGGTCACGGTCACGGACATGGTCACGGGCACGGCAGGCATTAG